The following coding sequences are from one Leguminivora glycinivorella isolate SPB_JAAS2020 chromosome 7, LegGlyc_1.1, whole genome shotgun sequence window:
- the LOC125228331 gene encoding DNA-directed RNA polymerase II subunit RPB11 → MNAPPTFESFLLYEGEQKVQKEEDTKVTNAAIFTVNKEDHTLGNMIRHQLLKDPKVLFAGYKVPHPLEHKFVLRIQTTSDYTPQEAFMNAITDLTSELSLFEERFKEAIKEKKDGLD, encoded by the exons ATGAACGCACCACCGACATTCGAATCCTTCCTTTTATACGAAGGAGAACAAAA AGTTCAAAAAGAAGAGGATACGAAAGTCACAAATGCCGCAATATTTACTGTCAACAAAGAGGACCATACTCTTGGAAACATGATTAGACA TCAACTGTTGAAAGATCCGAAGGTTCTGTTTGCGGGCTACAAGGTGCCACATCCTCTGGAGCACAAATTTGTGCTGCGCATCCAGACCACCTCCGATTACACGCCACAAGAGGCCTTCATGAACGCTATCACTGACCTAACATCAGAATTGTCCTTGTTTGAAGAAAGATTTAAA GAAGCCATCAAGGAGAAGAAGGACGGATTAGATTAA